In Legionella lytica, one genomic interval encodes:
- a CDS encoding glycosyltransferase family 4 protein, producing MPSFLYIDVTRLIRRQLQQLKPTGIDRVMLAYVKHYQSSAYAVVYYFGRLWQLSAQQSQQLFFLLLSGNDNRLTLSLFVFRSLRFSLRKKPNSTLLILGHSHLEKKRYIQEVSKTQCTPIFFIHDLIPLTHPEYCRLGENEKHKRRLHHVLDLAKGIIVNSKDTHDRLVHFSSSIEKNLPVTCIAPLGTNLPKSSLPGRIIVPPYFVMIGTIEPRKNHIMVLQVWKKLIEQFGDNTPKLILIGRRGWECEHITRTLDRCPTLRGFIQEWSQCPDEELSSCLQHCQALLFPSFAEGYGLPLVEALNAGIPVIASKIAVLQEIGGDVPEYIDPLDSMQWMNTIADYMQQNSVLRQAQQKRLAHYKVPTWESHFLITERFFQATAS from the coding sequence ATGCCGTCATTTCTTTACATTGATGTTACTCGTTTAATTCGTAGGCAACTGCAGCAGTTAAAACCAACGGGAATTGATCGAGTGATGCTTGCTTATGTGAAGCATTATCAAAGCTCTGCATATGCTGTGGTTTATTATTTTGGTCGCCTATGGCAATTATCTGCTCAGCAGTCACAGCAGCTTTTCTTTTTGTTACTGTCTGGTAATGACAATCGTCTTACTTTAAGTTTGTTTGTTTTTAGATCGCTACGTTTTTCATTGAGAAAAAAACCGAATAGCACCCTGTTAATATTAGGGCATAGTCATTTGGAAAAGAAGCGCTACATACAGGAAGTTTCAAAAACACAATGCACGCCTATTTTCTTTATCCATGATTTAATTCCGCTCACCCATCCAGAATATTGCCGCTTGGGGGAAAACGAAAAGCATAAGCGCCGTCTCCATCATGTACTTGATTTAGCCAAGGGAATTATTGTGAACTCAAAAGATACTCATGACCGCTTAGTACATTTTTCCTCCTCCATAGAAAAAAACTTACCCGTAACTTGCATCGCGCCATTAGGGACTAACTTACCTAAATCTTCTTTACCAGGACGAATTATTGTCCCTCCTTATTTTGTTATGATAGGCACTATTGAGCCGCGTAAAAACCATATTATGGTGCTGCAGGTATGGAAAAAATTAATTGAACAATTTGGAGATAATACTCCGAAGCTCATTCTCATTGGACGAAGAGGCTGGGAGTGTGAGCACATAACACGTACATTAGATCGTTGCCCAACCCTGCGGGGGTTTATTCAGGAGTGGAGTCAGTGTCCTGATGAGGAGTTGTCTTCTTGCTTGCAACATTGCCAGGCATTATTATTTCCCTCGTTTGCCGAGGGCTATGGTTTACCCTTGGTTGAGGCATTAAATGCAGGTATTCCGGTGATTGCGAGTAAAATCGCGGTATTACAAGAAATTGGTGGTGATGTTCCTGAATACATTGATCCTCTGGATTCAATGCAATGGATGAATACAATTGCTGATTATATGCAACAAAATAGTGTATTAAGGCAAGCACAGCAAAAGCGGTTAGCCCATTATAAAGTGCCGACATGGGAGAGTCATTTTTTGATAACGGAGCGTTTTTTTCAGGCTACTGCGAGTTAA
- a CDS encoding glycosyltransferase family 4 protein, translating to MDKEIKKTKVLLEMRPALGEFAGIPQEVRLLMYGLRKINTFDIEGMLQSSNRFLAKGKRDQKLHGNSFSQARLFNRYSRVIISLSEKTSRTKIAFILKWLRHRLITILIHGKVYLGLGEVQLTHFDSQHFKDFTWRTLFAKTLPASDFELVASVNHKICSIPWQTFHGVGLGFLNFNNKPKYPILNTKEFDVFISQTPYPGRVSKNTALVVRYHDAIPVLMPHTISDKSFHQASHFNALMSNVMSGAWFACVSEFTRQQLIKIFPEAAERSITIHNMISSHYFFEESSHEHIPNIIRGYLQQGTKLTDDELGTGAECFATMGSQKLNYLLIVSTIEPRKNHLNLVAAWELLKTEVDPDLKLLVVGAPGWDYAPLLTAMQPWIEQGSIYILNSVPAYYLRLLYRHAAATVCPSICEGFDFSGVESMRCGGITVASDIPVHREVYGNAAEYFDPYAVSSLVNALRKVLYQPNSSQIQESLRQQGQIVSARYLPENILPKWESFIQCVKEGSLMGMNLPLRASAQRVAAESVQRQLKI from the coding sequence ATGGATAAAGAAATAAAAAAAACCAAAGTACTGCTTGAAATGAGACCAGCCTTAGGCGAGTTTGCTGGGATTCCTCAAGAAGTTCGATTGCTAATGTATGGCTTGCGTAAAATAAATACCTTTGATATCGAGGGAATGCTGCAATCCTCTAATAGGTTTTTAGCAAAAGGGAAGCGTGATCAGAAATTACATGGGAATAGTTTTAGCCAAGCACGGCTTTTTAATCGTTATTCGCGTGTGATTATTTCCTTATCTGAAAAAACGTCTCGGACTAAAATAGCTTTTATTCTTAAATGGTTGCGTCATCGGCTGATTACCATTTTGATTCACGGGAAAGTGTACTTAGGATTGGGGGAGGTGCAGTTAACGCACTTTGATTCGCAACATTTTAAAGACTTTACTTGGCGTACTCTTTTTGCAAAAACCTTACCTGCATCAGATTTTGAGTTGGTTGCTTCGGTGAATCATAAAATTTGTTCTATTCCTTGGCAGACATTTCATGGGGTTGGCTTAGGTTTTTTGAATTTTAATAATAAACCGAAATATCCAATATTAAATACAAAAGAATTTGACGTTTTTATTAGCCAAACACCTTATCCAGGACGAGTTAGTAAAAATACCGCACTTGTTGTTCGATACCATGATGCAATTCCTGTATTAATGCCGCATACCATCTCAGATAAATCATTTCATCAAGCCTCGCACTTCAATGCTTTAATGAGTAACGTAATGTCTGGGGCGTGGTTTGCTTGCGTTTCTGAATTTACACGCCAGCAATTGATTAAAATTTTCCCTGAAGCGGCAGAGCGCTCCATAACGATACATAATATGATTTCCAGTCATTACTTTTTCGAGGAATCCTCTCATGAGCATATCCCTAATATTATTAGGGGGTATTTGCAGCAAGGAACGAAATTAACTGATGATGAGTTGGGAACGGGAGCGGAATGTTTCGCGACAATGGGTTCTCAAAAGTTGAATTATCTTTTAATTGTTTCCACTATTGAGCCAAGAAAAAACCATCTTAATTTAGTTGCTGCCTGGGAGTTATTAAAAACAGAGGTTGATCCTGATCTGAAATTACTTGTTGTTGGGGCTCCAGGCTGGGATTATGCGCCATTGCTCACAGCCATGCAGCCTTGGATTGAACAAGGAAGCATTTATATATTGAATTCTGTTCCTGCTTATTATTTACGGCTTTTGTATCGACATGCAGCCGCAACAGTTTGTCCTAGTATTTGTGAGGGATTTGATTTTTCAGGGGTTGAATCAATGCGTTGTGGTGGAATCACAGTTGCCTCTGATATTCCCGTGCATCGAGAAGTTTATGGAAATGCGGCTGAATATTTTGATCCTTATGCGGTATCTAGTTTGGTTAATGCGTTGAGAAAAGTACTCTACCAACCTAATTCATCACAAATACAAGAGTCTTTACGACAACAGGGGCAAATTGTATCTGCGCGCTATTTGCCTGAGAATATTTTGCCAAAATGGGAGTCCTTTATTCAGTGTGTTAAGGAAGGCAGTTTAATGGGTATGAATTTACCTTTGCGAGCCAGCGCTCAACGAGTTGCAGCGGAGAGTGTCCAGAGGCAATTGAAAATTTAA
- a CDS encoding ABC transporter ATP-binding protein, giving the protein MIHFNQVGMKYPTRSGMRTVFQGVNLSIAPGDKVGILGSNGAGKSTLLRLISGVELPSEGEIKRSMSVSWPLAFSGAFQGALTGADNLRFICRVYGVNFADKIDFVQEFAELGVFFREPVKNYSSGMQARLAFAISMAIEFDCYLIDEVIAVGDSRFHEKCHYELFEKRQDRAILIVSHQAEQIRQYCKRAYVIHNGSLYEQTDLSEAYEFYDKNQNN; this is encoded by the coding sequence ATGATTCATTTTAATCAGGTTGGAATGAAGTATCCAACCCGCAGTGGGATGAGAACTGTTTTTCAAGGAGTAAATTTGAGTATTGCTCCAGGTGATAAGGTAGGAATTTTAGGAAGTAATGGAGCAGGAAAATCAACGCTGTTACGTCTAATTAGTGGTGTTGAATTACCTTCTGAAGGGGAAATAAAACGAAGTATGAGTGTATCTTGGCCTTTAGCTTTTAGTGGTGCATTTCAGGGAGCATTAACCGGTGCGGATAATTTGCGTTTTATTTGCCGTGTTTATGGGGTAAATTTCGCGGATAAAATTGATTTTGTTCAAGAGTTTGCAGAGTTGGGTGTTTTTTTTCGTGAACCAGTAAAGAATTATTCTTCAGGGATGCAGGCTCGTTTAGCTTTCGCGATATCCATGGCTATTGAGTTTGATTGTTATCTGATTGATGAGGTTATTGCCGTGGGGGATTCTCGGTTTCATGAAAAATGTCACTACGAGTTGTTTGAAAAACGCCAGGATAGGGCCATATTAATTGTGTCACATCAAGCAGAGCAAATTCGCCAATATTGTAAACGAGCCTATGTCATTCATAATGGTTCGCTGTATGAGCAAACTGATTTATCTGAAGCGTATGAGTTTTATGATAAAAATCAAAATAATTAG
- a CDS encoding ABC transporter permease, whose amino-acid sequence MIYEFKNSFRIQKRVIGALLLREIITRYGRHNIGFLWLFAEPMLFTLGITALWSYSGAHQHFSLPITTFALTGYSSVLLWRSIPGRCSNALEPNRALMYHRNVRLIDLFFCRIILEVAGVTGSFIILSFIFIFLGWVQIPENILKVFLGWGLLALFGAGLGLFIGGLATQSELVSIIWHPLSYLLFPLSGAAFMMDWMPVTAQKWIALVPMIHGVELIREGYFGSFVHAHYDVMYLLSCSLVLILLGLLQIKKLSQNMVLQ is encoded by the coding sequence TTGATTTATGAGTTTAAAAATTCTTTTCGAATTCAAAAGCGAGTTATTGGCGCTTTGCTTTTACGGGAAATCATTACTCGCTACGGGCGTCATAATATAGGTTTTTTATGGCTTTTTGCGGAGCCTATGCTGTTTACTTTAGGTATTACTGCTTTATGGAGTTATTCTGGTGCGCATCAACATTTTTCATTACCTATAACCACATTTGCATTAACCGGCTATTCTTCAGTATTACTGTGGCGCAGCATTCCTGGCCGATGTAGCAATGCATTAGAGCCAAACAGGGCTTTGATGTATCACCGTAACGTACGACTAATTGATTTGTTCTTTTGCCGCATTATCCTTGAGGTGGCTGGGGTTACCGGGTCTTTTATTATTCTTAGTTTTATTTTTATATTTCTTGGATGGGTTCAAATACCCGAAAATATTTTAAAAGTATTTCTGGGATGGGGTTTGTTAGCTTTATTTGGTGCAGGTCTTGGTTTATTTATTGGCGGCTTAGCAACTCAAAGTGAATTAGTATCAATTATTTGGCACCCTTTGTCCTATCTATTATTTCCCCTGTCAGGTGCTGCATTTATGATGGATTGGATGCCTGTCACTGCTCAAAAATGGATTGCATTAGTGCCGATGATTCATGGAGTGGAACTCATTCGAGAAGGGTATTTTGGTTCTTTTGTACACGCGCATTATGATGTGATGTATCTATTGTCCTGCAGCCTGGTCTTAATTTTGTTAGGCTTACTACAAATTAAAAAATTATCCCAGAATATGGTGCTGCAATGA
- a CDS encoding capsule biosynthesis protein: MEHFLKKLVSLGPKISFLDRGGYGQRLFDVIQKLIRYINSMNRLFLFSVVIPVLLSMIYFGVIASDIYVVQSQFVIRDSQHKAMNSLDSMLSHSGLMGSPNNNFIIQNYILSGDALRFLEGQLNIETHYSNKAIDRFNRFGGLTWDISFESLLEYYKKHIGVTIDSASSISTLTVRAFSAEKAYEINQALLQKSEALVNQINKRARQDMLHFAMTEVANAEQKAKKTALALLAYRQKKQVFDPVKQTTLELQRVSKLEDELILKQEQLRQMDTLTPKNPQLPVLRQKVASLKNNIKIQKGQIAGTQSSLSNKALGYEHLKLENTFAQKQLAAALSSLEQARIDAARKQIYLERIENPFTPESAIEPKRILDICSTLLLSLVVWGVLSMFIAGVKEHQD, from the coding sequence GTGGAACATTTTCTTAAAAAATTAGTCTCCTTAGGACCTAAAATATCCTTTTTAGATAGAGGAGGTTACGGACAACGACTTTTTGACGTCATTCAGAAATTGATACGCTATATCAATTCAATGAATCGGCTTTTCTTATTTTCCGTAGTGATTCCCGTGCTGCTTTCAATGATTTATTTTGGTGTGATTGCCTCTGACATCTATGTTGTGCAATCTCAATTTGTGATTCGTGATTCTCAACATAAAGCAATGAACAGTTTAGATTCAATGCTTAGCCATTCAGGTCTTATGGGTAGTCCCAATAATAATTTTATTATTCAAAATTACATTCTTTCGGGTGATGCGCTTCGTTTCCTTGAGGGACAATTAAATATAGAGACGCATTACAGTAACAAAGCCATTGATCGTTTTAATCGTTTTGGTGGTTTGACTTGGGATATTAGTTTTGAATCTTTATTAGAATACTATAAAAAACATATTGGCGTGACAATTGATAGCGCGTCCTCTATTTCCACTTTAACCGTACGTGCATTTAGTGCAGAAAAAGCATATGAAATTAATCAAGCATTGCTTCAGAAAAGTGAGGCATTAGTGAATCAGATTAATAAACGTGCGCGACAGGACATGTTACATTTTGCAATGACTGAGGTTGCTAATGCAGAACAAAAGGCCAAAAAGACTGCATTAGCCTTGCTCGCATATCGACAAAAAAAGCAAGTGTTTGATCCGGTAAAACAAACAACGCTAGAGTTACAAAGAGTTTCTAAATTAGAAGATGAGCTTATCCTGAAACAAGAACAGCTCCGACAAATGGACACACTGACCCCTAAAAACCCTCAATTACCCGTACTTCGGCAAAAAGTCGCCTCTTTAAAAAATAATATTAAAATTCAAAAGGGGCAAATAGCCGGCACTCAGAGCTCTTTATCAAACAAGGCCTTAGGGTACGAGCATTTAAAACTAGAGAACACCTTTGCTCAAAAGCAATTGGCAGCAGCATTATCATCACTTGAGCAGGCTCGAATTGATGCGGCGCGCAAGCAAATATATCTTGAGCGAATTGAAAATCCGTTTACACCAGAAAGTGCTATCGAACCTAAACGTATTTTAGATATTTGTTCTACATTGTTATTAAGCTTAGTCGTTTGGGGTGTTCTCTCCATGTTTATTGCTGGTGTAAAGGAACATCAAGATTAA
- a CDS encoding beta strand repeat-containing protein: MKQEGMHKQDGLWVRFIGFIVTKLWSKQQTIRQCNNHYLFRTLFFWGLFWVTTSSVYAAKPVFLVKSITKAPAILYLGQTATANYLVTNNTPYTLKNNGLSQLPAGISHSGGSCRASFDLAPGQSCSIQLTIIADKLSGDVHGGPIVCNTINNPVYCARPTSQDGLEIKKINTPPPTNPPSVPQNIMANINIAADGSLSARVTWDPPKSDGGLPIVGYLVTANSNLFAASGSCSTDATHRNCAINGLNPGTKYVFSVAAINTSGKGLPAPSPSVITPTAPYAPTVVTAVANGNGTVDINWTAPNDGGATITGYTVSSSPDNVTCSTTGATSCTYSTLIPGSSYSFTVKAINVIGVSPASDPSNIVNIPAVPGAPTSVAATVSGDGAGTISVTINWVAPMHDGGTAISGYTVTPSPLPSSGSTTCNTTGATSCTFTNLTQGSTYSFVVTAQNSMGSGIPSNSSNTIRVQDSQTISFTSSAPSNAVVGGSSYIPSATASSGLTVSFSVDSTSTGICSLSGGVLTYQAVGTCILNANQIGDNNYIAAAPVQQTIGVGKGSQTISYSSTAPSSAVVAGTTYTPTATATSGLTVTLSVDAASSSVCSLSAGIVSFIGAGTCTLNANQAGNANYNAATQVQQSFTVGKGSQSISYTSSAPGSAVVAGTTYTPTATATSGLTVTLNVDAASSSVCSLSAGIVSFIGAGTCTLNANQAGDSNYNAAPQVQQSFSVGKGSQSISYTSTAPSSAVVSGSTYTPTATATSGLTVTLSVDAASSSVCSLSAGIVSFIGAGTCTLNANQAGDSNYNAATQLQQSFTVGKGSQTISYTSTAPSSAVVAGTTYTPTATATSGLTVALTVDAASSSVCSMSAGVVSFNAVGTCTLNANQAGNANYNAATQVQQSFTVGKGSQSISYTSTAPSSAVVAGTTYTPTATATSGLTVTLSVDAASTSVCSLSAGIVSFIGAGTCTLNANQAGNANYNAATQLQQSFTVGKGSQTISYTSTAPSLALVGGATYTPTATASSGLVVAITVDATSSSVCSISGGVVSFNAVGTCTINANQAGNANYNAATQLQQSFSVITIPGAPTAVTAVAGNGLALLSWTAPASTGGSSISSYQVTSSPGGFTCSTSGLARCKVTGLSNGTSYTFTVTATNSAGTGPASAASNAIIPIPDPTTTQLYSSLNPAAISDSVTLSAQVTSVNGFLSVGTVDFFSGGVAISGCSGISVVSGYANCSTSFASAATNTITATYNGTTANSASTSAGFSQYSVTSISQITVSTSPRQVTAIPGDSQVAVRWLPPFNTGGQVITGYTVTYGPTTASPTSSSYQTLGCSTSGNLSCTVTGLTNGTSYTFRVLAVNSSGNGIPSYSSSVKPGSAVMVSPSTLALSGLGSGIYRAFTLTNNTLFPVTITQTPTTSDFSPTLPTGTTLYTTTCTIDTVLNPGGSCSVTLKPGSVASAMSSPNTASACTANVAGRTAPAANVIQMQTDVGTINAQVLVLGYGCTYQSGYVFSIDDTVANTLSVAGKVAATGDQGSMKIWASNGAGGAQSQISYDTIPGIDHKSTGAAASPTYAAFASFFSSYYTNANPFAATAFIACEGKMDGQCNTYNILLYYNQLKTNYNNAGSPKYTAGAGPTNTSYYATGLCSTTISNYNDWYLPAICEMGWDQYNVGTGCGSSGTPFMQNIETNIIKYNSLNLLNAFSASYYSSSEYATSGGNNPRTQACGQQFDPDDTYVAQSPYTKNNQASVRCVRLFTH; encoded by the coding sequence ATGAAACAAGAAGGGATGCATAAGCAGGATGGGCTGTGGGTTAGGTTTATTGGGTTTATCGTTACAAAATTATGGTCGAAACAACAGACCATAAGACAATGCAATAATCACTATCTGTTCCGGACACTATTTTTTTGGGGACTATTTTGGGTAACAACCTCTTCAGTCTATGCCGCAAAACCCGTTTTCCTTGTTAAATCGATAACCAAAGCGCCTGCTATTTTGTATTTGGGCCAAACAGCTACTGCAAATTATTTAGTAACGAATAATACGCCTTATACTTTAAAAAATAATGGCTTGTCTCAGTTACCTGCAGGAATAAGCCACAGTGGCGGAAGTTGTCGTGCAAGTTTTGATTTGGCTCCCGGCCAAAGTTGCAGCATCCAATTAACCATCATTGCCGATAAGTTAAGTGGCGATGTTCATGGCGGGCCTATAGTCTGTAATACCATAAACAACCCGGTTTATTGTGCTCGCCCTACGTCGCAAGATGGTTTGGAAATTAAAAAAATTAATACCCCGCCACCAACCAATCCTCCTAGCGTACCGCAGAATATTATGGCCAATATCAATATTGCTGCTGATGGCTCCTTATCGGCGCGAGTAACTTGGGATCCCCCGAAAAGTGATGGTGGTTTACCAATTGTTGGTTATTTAGTAACCGCTAATTCAAACTTGTTTGCTGCTTCGGGTAGTTGTTCCACGGATGCGACTCATCGCAATTGTGCTATTAATGGACTTAATCCAGGCACTAAGTATGTTTTTTCTGTTGCGGCAATCAATACTTCGGGTAAAGGTTTACCGGCTCCCTCTCCATCAGTCATAACCCCAACGGCACCCTATGCACCCACCGTAGTGACCGCGGTGGCCAATGGAAATGGTACAGTTGACATCAATTGGACCGCCCCTAATGATGGCGGTGCAACAATTACAGGCTATACAGTAAGTTCATCTCCTGATAATGTAACCTGCTCTACCACTGGGGCAACAAGTTGTACTTATTCCACGCTGATTCCAGGTTCTAGTTATAGCTTTACAGTAAAAGCAATCAATGTTATTGGGGTAAGCCCCGCATCCGATCCCAGCAATATTGTTAACATACCCGCAGTTCCTGGTGCGCCAACCTCGGTTGCCGCCACGGTTAGCGGCGATGGAGCGGGCACTATTTCGGTAACTATTAATTGGGTGGCTCCTATGCATGATGGAGGTACCGCAATCAGCGGTTATACCGTGACCCCATCGCCCTTACCTTCCTCAGGAAGCACAACCTGCAATACGACCGGAGCTACTAGTTGTACGTTTACCAATTTAACTCAGGGCTCAACTTATAGTTTTGTGGTAACTGCTCAAAATTCGATGGGAAGTGGTATACCATCCAATTCCTCTAACACCATTAGGGTTCAAGATTCACAAACGATTAGCTTTACCTCAAGTGCGCCTTCAAATGCTGTGGTTGGCGGAAGCTCATATATCCCCAGTGCTACGGCATCATCTGGATTAACGGTGAGTTTTAGTGTTGATAGCACAAGTACCGGTATCTGTTCGTTGAGTGGAGGCGTTCTTACCTATCAAGCTGTTGGCACCTGTATCTTAAATGCCAATCAAATTGGGGATAATAATTACATTGCGGCGGCTCCAGTACAGCAAACTATTGGCGTAGGTAAAGGCTCACAAACCATTAGTTATAGCAGTACAGCTCCCAGTAGTGCGGTGGTTGCTGGCACTACCTACACCCCCACGGCAACGGCTACTTCCGGACTTACGGTAACACTCAGTGTGGATGCCGCCAGTAGCTCGGTGTGTTCGCTAAGTGCAGGTATTGTATCCTTTATTGGTGCGGGAACCTGTACCTTAAATGCCAATCAGGCAGGTAATGCCAATTACAACGCAGCGACTCAAGTGCAACAAAGTTTTACTGTCGGCAAAGGCAGCCAAAGCATTAGCTATACCAGTAGCGCTCCGGGTAGTGCGGTGGTTGCTGGCACCACCTACACACCCACGGCAACGGCTACCTCCGGACTTACGGTAACACTCAATGTGGATGCCGCCAGTAGTTCGGTGTGCTCACTAAGTGCTGGCATTGTATCCTTTATTGGTGCAGGCACCTGTACCTTAAATGCCAATCAGGCCGGCGATAGCAATTACAATGCAGCCCCCCAAGTCCAACAAAGTTTTAGCGTCGGTAAAGGCAGTCAAAGCATTAGTTATACCAGTACTGCACCAAGTAGTGCCGTGGTTTCAGGCAGCACCTACACTCCCACGGCAACAGCCACCTCCGGCCTTACCGTAACACTCAGTGTGGATGCCGCCAGTAGTTCGGTGTGCTCACTAAGTGCTGGCATTGTATCCTTTATTGGTGCGGGCACCTGTACCTTAAATGCTAATCAGGCAGGTGATAGCAACTATAATGCAGCGACTCAGCTGCAACAAAGTTTTACCGTCGGTAAAGGCAGCCAAACCATTAGCTATACCAGCACCGCACCGAGTAGTGCGGTAGTTGCTGGCACCACCTACACTCCCACAGCAACGGCTACCTCCGGGCTTACAGTAGCCTTGACGGTAGATGCTGCCAGCAGTTCGGTATGTTCTATGAGCGCAGGCGTGGTGTCGTTTAATGCGGTGGGCACTTGTACATTAAATGCTAATCAGGCCGGGAATGCCAATTACAACGCAGCGACTCAAGTACAACAAAGTTTTACCGTAGGCAAAGGCAGTCAAAGCATTAGTTATACCAGTACCGCGCCAAGTAGTGCCGTGGTTGCAGGCACCACCTACACTCCCACGGCAACGGCTACCTCCGGACTTACGGTAACACTCAGTGTGGATGCCGCCAGTACCTCGGTGTGCTCACTAAGTGCTGGCATTGTATCCTTTATTGGTGCGGGAACCTGTACTTTAAATGCCAATCAGGCAGGTAATGCCAATTACAACGCAGCGACTCAGCTGCAACAAAGCTTTACTGTTGGCAAAGGCAGCCAAACCATTAGTTATACCAGTACAGCTCCCTCTCTGGCCCTGGTAGGTGGAGCCACTTATACGCCCACAGCAACCGCCAGCTCTGGATTAGTGGTGGCTATTACTGTGGATGCGACAAGTAGCAGTGTTTGCTCGATTAGCGGTGGTGTCGTTTCTTTTAATGCCGTAGGCACCTGTACCATAAATGCAAATCAAGCGGGTAATGCCAATTACAATGCAGCTACCCAGCTGCAACAAAGTTTTTCAGTCATCACCATTCCTGGGGCACCTACCGCTGTGACCGCTGTTGCTGGAAATGGTTTAGCTTTACTCAGTTGGACGGCACCGGCATCCACGGGAGGTTCCAGTATATCCAGTTATCAGGTAACGTCTTCCCCCGGCGGTTTTACTTGCAGTACTTCCGGCCTTGCTCGCTGTAAAGTCACAGGCCTTAGCAATGGTACCAGTTATACCTTTACCGTGACAGCAACCAATAGCGCGGGAACAGGACCTGCTTCGGCGGCTTCTAATGCGATAATACCCATTCCGGATCCAACCACTACCCAATTGTATTCGTCACTAAATCCGGCAGCAATCAGCGACTCAGTGACCTTGAGTGCTCAAGTAACCTCGGTGAATGGCTTTTTATCGGTGGGAACGGTAGATTTTTTCAGTGGTGGCGTTGCTATTAGTGGCTGTAGCGGTATTTCGGTCGTTTCCGGCTATGCGAATTGCAGTACCTCTTTTGCTAGTGCAGCTACCAATACGATAACAGCTACCTATAATGGCACGACTGCTAATTCAGCGAGTACGTCCGCAGGGTTTAGCCAATACAGCGTGACATCCATCAGCCAAATCACGGTAAGCACCTCTCCTCGTCAAGTAACTGCTATTCCGGGTGATTCTCAAGTTGCAGTTCGCTGGCTGCCTCCATTTAATACTGGTGGACAAGTAATTACTGGTTATACGGTAACCTATGGTCCAACCACGGCCAGCCCTACATCATCCTCCTATCAAACCCTAGGCTGTTCCACTAGCGGTAATTTATCCTGTACCGTGACCGGTTTAACCAACGGAACTTCATATACTTTCCGCGTGCTTGCCGTAAATAGCAGTGGCAATGGAATCCCCTCTTATTCGAGCTCGGTAAAACCTGGAAGTGCAGTTATGGTTTCTCCTTCAACCTTGGCATTGTCGGGATTAGGCAGTGGTATTTATCGTGCCTTTACCTTAACGAATAACACCTTATTTCCGGTAACGATTACCCAAACACCGACAACCAGTGATTTTTCCCCCACGCTACCTACAGGTACTACCTTGTATACAACCACCTGTACTATTGATACGGTACTTAACCCTGGAGGTTCTTGTAGTGTGACCCTTAAGCCTGGTTCGGTGGCCTCAGCAATGTCTTCACCTAATACAGCTTCTGCTTGCACTGCCAATGTGGCGGGACGAACGGCACCAGCAGCCAATGTGATTCAAATGCAGACTGATGTCGGTACGATTAATGCTCAAGTTTTAGTATTAGGTTATGGATGCACCTATCAGTCCGGTTATGTCTTTTCTATTGATGATACCGTAGCGAATACTTTAAGTGTTGCAGGTAAAGTAGCGGCTACCGGCGATCAAGGTTCGATGAAGATTTGGGCTTCTAATGGAGCAGGAGGCGCACAATCTCAGATTAGTTATGATACGATCCCAGGTATCGATCATAAATCAACGGGTGCTGCAGCTTCGCCTACCTATGCAGCGTTCGCCTCATTTTTCTCCTCCTATTATACCAATGCTAACCCGTTTGCAGCGACTGCGTTTATTGCTTGTGAGGGAAAAATGGATGGGCAATGTAATACTTATAATATCCTGCTTTATTATAACCAGCTGAAGACTAACTACAATAATGCAGGTTCTCCTAAATATACCGCTGGTGCAGGGCCAACGAATACGTCCTATTATGCTACTGGCTTATGTTCAACGACGATAAGTAATTACAATGATTGGTATTTACCGGCTATTTGTGAAATGGGGTGGGATCAATATAATGTGGGCACTGGCTGTGGTTCCTCAGGGACACCTTTTATGCAAAATATAGAGACGAATATAATCAAATATAATAGTTTGAATCTCTTGAATGCATTCTCTGCGAGTTATTATAGTTCCTCGGAATATGCAACCAGTGGTGGAAATAATCCGCGCACGCAAGCTTGCGGACAACAATTTGACCCAGATGATACTTATGTGGCGCAATCCCCTTATACTAAAAACAATCAAGCTTCTGTTCGTTGTGTGCGCTTATTTACGCATTAG